A window of the Cicer arietinum cultivar CDC Frontier isolate Library 1 chromosome 6, Cicar.CDCFrontier_v2.0, whole genome shotgun sequence genome harbors these coding sequences:
- the LOC140920840 gene encoding secreted RxLR effector protein 161-like: MDDCNPVVILMEINAKLEIEIKEELANSTLFKQVVGSLRYLCNTRSDICYSLRVVSRFMERPKHSHWLVVKRIMRYIQGTIGHGIMFATYLKHENKDLVGYSDWCGDKNHRRSTSEYVFKFMKSLAWSSKKPHVITLSSCEAEYIVGSYAACQALWPIPLMIDNISTINLAKNFVSHGRSKHIEAMVHFLRDQVGRSKLKLIYCQTEVQLADIMTKVLRTSRFE; this comes from the exons ATGGATGATTGCAACCCTGTAGTCATTCTAATGGAGATCAATGCAAAGTTGGAAATAGAAATTAAAGAGGAGCTGGCTAATTCGACCTTATTCAAACAAGTTGTTGGTTCCCTAAGATACTTGTGCAATACAAGGTCTGACATTTGTTATAGTTTGAGAGTGGTAAGCAGATTCATGGAGAGACCCAAGCACTCTCATTGGCTGGTAGTAAAAAGGATCATGAGATATATCCAAGGCACAATTGGGCATGGAATTATGTTTGCAACATATTTGAAACATGAAAATAAAGACTTAGTGGGATATTCAGATTGGTGTGGAGACAAGAATCATAGAAGGAGCACTTCAGAATATGTGTTCAAATTCATGAAATCACTAGCTTGGAGCTCAAAGAAGCCGCATGTGATAACATTATCATCAtgtgaagctgagtacattgtTGGCAGCTATGCAGCCTGTCAAGCATTGTG GCCAATTCCATTGATGATTGACAACATTTCAACAATAAATCTAGCAAAGAACTTTGTGTCTCATGGAAGAAGCAAACACATTGAGGCAATGGTTCACTTCTTAAGAGATCAAGTTGGAAGAAGCAAATTGAAGCTCATTTATTGTCAAACTGAAGTTCAACTAGCTGATATAATGACCAAGGTCTTGAGAACAAGTAGATTTGAATAG